From the genome of Halobacteriovorax marinus SJ:
GAGAGAAAAGAAGTTAAGACTCGAGTAATGACAGCGATTGAAATGGCCGAGATAGCAGAGCCTTATATTCGCCGCCGTGCTGTGAGACATTTAGAGAAGAAAAGGGTTATAATATTTGCCGCGGGAACAGGAAATCCTTACTTTACAACTGATACTGCTGCGGCGCTTCGTGCCAATGAAATCGATGCCGACGTTATCATGAAGGCAACTAAAGTTGATGGTATTTACGATAAAGATCCTGTGGTACACAAAGACGCTGTAAAGTTTGAAGAATTAAAGTATATTGATGTACTAAATAAAGGTATAAAGGTAATGGATTCTGCAGCAATTTCATTGTGTATGGATAATGAAATTGAGATTATTGTCTTCAATATGTTTGAGAAAGGTAATATCCAGAAGGTCGTTATCGGTGACCATGTAGGCACAGTAGTTAAGAAATAAAACGGAGATATATATATGATGGATGAAATTAAATTGGCGTTAAATACACAGATGACAAAGTCAATTGATTCGTTAAAGTATCAACTAACAAAAGTGAGAACTGGTAGAGCATCAGCAAGTGTTCTAGATGGAGTTCATGTTGATTATTACGGGTCTCCAACTCCAGTTGCTCAGGTAGGACAGATTAGTACTCCTGAAGCAAGACTTCTTCAAATTCAACCATTTGATAAGACAATGATTGCTGCAATTGAGAAAGCAATTCTAGGTGCAAATCTTGGCTTAACTCCATCTAATGATGGAAATTTAATTAGAATTCCTTTTCCGGCCTTAACGGAAGAAAGAAGAAAGGAACAAGTTAAAGAGATTAAGAAAAGTGGTGAAGACGCGAAAATTGGGATTAGAAACTCAAGACGTGACCAGAATGAAGTTGTAAAGAAAGCTGAGAAAGCAAAAGAGATTTCTGAAGATGAGTCAAAGAAATTTCAAGCTGATATACAAACTATTACTGACAAGTACGTTGCTGAAGTAGATGTAATTATCGAAGCAAAAGAGAAAGAATTACTTTCAATTTAATCTATGAAAGAAACGAACCTCAAACATATTGCAATTATAATGGATGGCAATGGGCGCTGGGCCCAGAGTCGTTCGCATGAGCGCATTTGGGGTCATATTCGTGGTTCAAAGATTGTATCTAATATAGTTGAAGAGGCAGATGACTTGGGAGCTAAGGCCCTAACTCTTTATGCTTTTTCAACTGAGAACTGGAGCCGACCTGTAGGAGAAGTGAAGGTTCTCTTTAAGCTGTTAAAGAAGTTTCTTTTGAAAGAGAGAAATAGAATATTAAAGAATAATATTCAATTTAAAGTAATGGGTGACATTACAAAGCTACCTGAAAAAACTCAATCACTTATAGCAGAGCTTGAGAATGACTCTAAAGATAATAAGGGTCTTAAGCTTACTTTTGCTTTTGGTTATGGTGGAAGAGATGAAATAGTTCAGGCCGCTAATAAATTTATCAAAGAAAACCCTGGAAAAGAGTTAACGGAAGAGCTTCTCCAGTCCTATCTATTAATGCCTCACCTAGGAGATGTAGATCTTCTAATTAGAACAGGTGGGGATCAGAGAATTTCAAACTTCTTGTTATGGCAATCAGCTTATGCTGAGCTTTATTTTACGCAAACAAAGTGGCCAGACTTCACTAGAAAAGAATTTAAAGAAATATTTGAATTTGTTTCAAAGAGAGAGAGAAGATTTGGAAATGTATGCTCTTCCGATTTACAGACATCAAAAATGATGGCCGTAGAAAACAAGGAATTAATTACTAACCTTTAAGGTGAACTCTCATGTCTAACACACAAAAAAGAATTGCTTCGGCAGTAGTCCTAGCTTTAATTGTAGCGATTTGTATTTACTTTGGTACAAAGACCGCCATGGCACTTATTTTAGTAATTGGTGTAATAAGCATTGATGAACTATTTGTTAACTTCCTTAAAGGCTCGAGAAAAACAATTACCTATCTTCTCTCACATGGTGCCTTGATTGCTCCCTATGTGTACTTAAACTTTTTAGACTCTAGTCCTCACTTGGTTGAAGCTTTTGTAAATGCGGGTCTAGTTCTAAATTTATTATTACTGATTTATTTATTTTACACACCAATGAGTTCAAAGTTTGTTGTAGGGAAGTTACAGCAATACAGAATGAGCATTACACTATTAGTACTCCTTCCTCTCATGTCGCTGGCTTCAATCTTTCAATATAATAAATGGATCTCCCTCTTAGTTATTCTACTGCTAGTTAATTTTGGAATGGATACAGGAGCTTGGTTTTTTGGAAAAAACTTTGGAAAGCATAAGCTGTGGCCAAGTGTGAGTCCGAATAAAACAATAGA
Proteins encoded in this window:
- the frr gene encoding ribosome recycling factor, which produces MMDEIKLALNTQMTKSIDSLKYQLTKVRTGRASASVLDGVHVDYYGSPTPVAQVGQISTPEARLLQIQPFDKTMIAAIEKAILGANLGLTPSNDGNLIRIPFPALTEERRKEQVKEIKKSGEDAKIGIRNSRRDQNEVVKKAEKAKEISEDESKKFQADIQTITDKYVAEVDVIIEAKEKELLSI
- the pyrH gene encoding UMP kinase; translation: MKYNRILLKLSGEALAGSQGSGVCNEVLNQICDEVKNLHKMGVEVAIVIGGGNIHRGVAGATKGMDRTTSDHMGMLATVINSLAIQDCLERKEVKTRVMTAIEMAEIAEPYIRRRAVRHLEKKRVIIFAAGTGNPYFTTDTAAALRANEIDADVIMKATKVDGIYDKDPVVHKDAVKFEELKYIDVLNKGIKVMDSAAISLCMDNEIEIIVFNMFEKGNIQKVVIGDHVGTVVKK
- the uppS gene encoding polyprenyl diphosphate synthase gives rise to the protein MKETNLKHIAIIMDGNGRWAQSRSHERIWGHIRGSKIVSNIVEEADDLGAKALTLYAFSTENWSRPVGEVKVLFKLLKKFLLKERNRILKNNIQFKVMGDITKLPEKTQSLIAELENDSKDNKGLKLTFAFGYGGRDEIVQAANKFIKENPGKELTEELLQSYLLMPHLGDVDLLIRTGGDQRISNFLLWQSAYAELYFTQTKWPDFTRKEFKEIFEFVSKRERRFGNVCSSDLQTSKMMAVENKELITNL
- a CDS encoding phosphatidate cytidylyltransferase; this encodes MSNTQKRIASAVVLALIVAICIYFGTKTAMALILVIGVISIDELFVNFLKGSRKTITYLLSHGALIAPYVYLNFLDSSPHLVEAFVNAGLVLNLLLLIYLFYTPMSSKFVVGKLQQYRMSITLLVLLPLMSLASIFQYNKWISLLVILLLVNFGMDTGAWFFGKNFGKHKLWPSVSPNKTIEGVVGGALTSAFVGGIFFHFLFGKMEVKLFIFFAFLGLMSQVGDLIQSKLKRQCEIKDSSALIPGHGGVYDRIDSLMFLTPFYAAAIKYFYFG